Sequence from the Ochrobactrum vermis genome:
ACGCCGATTGAGTCATAGGTTGGCAGAAAGCCGATGGCGACCGTGGAGATACCCATAGTCATGAGTGCCGCAACCAGCGTCGCCTTGCGGCCGACTTTATCTCCGAAGTGACCGAATAGTGCGCCACCGATGGGGCGGGCAAAGAATGCAATCGCAAAGGTTGCGAGAGATTGGAGAAGTGCGGAATTGCCGTCGCTCGCAGGAAAGAAGAGGTGCGGGAACACGATTACCGCAGCGGTTGCGTAGATATAGAAGTCAAAGAACTCGATCGTGGTGCCGATCATGCTAGCGGCCAGAACACGGCGCGCGGAATTTTTCTGCGGAGCAACCGCTACAGCGACAGTCATTGTTTCAGATCCAATATTTGCGGGCAGTCGAAATTGGGGGAGGAGCCCGAGATGTGGTTCTTTAAAACCGCAGAACATAGAATCGCAAGCGGAAAACGGCTTTTCAGCAATTTTATGATTTCGAATGCGGTGTTTTGGAAAGAAAGCGAAAGTGGGTAAAATTCTCGTCAGCGCTCCGCTTGGCCTTTTAATTGCCGTAACGGAAGACTAGATTTCCAGTGTCGTCCGTTTGGAAACAATGATGTATCGAGCACAGTACGATATTGGTTTGAGGAATACGGCACGAGGCCATGCGGTCTTGCGATGGCCCTCCCGTGCGTTCATGACATTGCTATCGCTCCTGTTTCTTGTTTCGGTACAGCTTTGTTACGCGATGGCGCATGATGCACCGTCTGTGCAGATGGTTTCTGATGTCGGTGCAAATGTGCCGCATCACATGGGCGGTGTCGGTCCATCGACGGACGTGGGCAAAACTGCACCGATGGATCATGGTGCCAAAACACCAAATGCTTGCGTCATGATGACATGTGGCTGTGTTTTCCAGCTCGGTGCGGATTTACGTTCGTTTGTTCCTGCACAGAATTTTGGCTTGCCCCCGCTTGTGGCGGCTCTAAGCGGCAAATCTATAACCGGTGATCTACGACCTCCCATATCGCTTCAGGCTTGATCTGGAAATTGCTGCCGAGTTTTGGCAGCCATCATGATTATTGTCTGGAGACTTACTATGTCTGGAATTACACGCCGCCGCCTGCTGACCCTCGGGGCAGGGGCCGCCTTTATTACTGCCATTCGCCCTTTTGACAGCCTGGCCCAGGACGCTCACCAGAAAATGGGCCACGGTGCAGCCACTCCATCGACCGCTCCGACCGGTCGGCCTTTGCCTTTACCGCCACTGGTCGAACCCGATGCATCAGGTGTCGTTAAGCTGAAAGTACAGACGGGACGACACAGCTTTGAAGAGGGAAGCGAAGCGGCATCGGCAGGCATCAATGGTGCGTATCTTGGCCCTCTTGTGCGCTTGAAGAACGGTGAAACGGTCACTCTTTCCGTCGAAAATGGCATGGATGAAGGGACCACGCTTCATTGGCATGGGCTCTTTGTGCCGTCGATACTCGATGGCGGACCCCATAATGTTATTGCAGCGGGCGAGGCTTGGAAGCCGGAAGTCAAAATTCAGCAACCGGCTTCGTTCAACTGGTTCCATCCGCATTTGCACGGAAATACCGCCCGCCAGGCGCATTTGGGTATTGCCGGTCTCATGGTTGTGACTGACGGCAAGGATGCTGAACGCGGACTGCCTGAAGATTACGGCGTGGACGATATTCCACTGGTACTTCAGGATCGTCGGGTCATTGAAGGCGACAAGGTTTACGAGCCCGATATTATGGATTTGATGCACGGGTTCCGTGGCGGCAAGCTTATTGTGAATGGGATCGTGTCACCGGAAGCACGGGTCCCTGCATCTATCGTCCGTCTGCGTATCTTGAACGGCGCCAATGCGCGAAATTTTCACGTTCGCTTGAGCGATAATCGGCCTTTGCTTGTTGTAGCATCGGATGGCGGATTTATTGGAAAACCCGAGCCAGTTGAAAGACTGACCATCAGTCCCGGTGAACGCTATGAAGTTCTGGTTGATTTTTCCAAGGGCGAGGCCACTGACTTGCTGACCTACGGCGATGATAGCGGCGGTGACGATCTGCACTTGATGCGGTTTGTCGTAGATGCTGCATTGCAAGGGAAAGTCACGAAACTTCCAGATCGTCTTGACGGTCCTGATGC
This genomic interval carries:
- the cueO gene encoding multicopper oxidase CueO, yielding MSGITRRRLLTLGAGAAFITAIRPFDSLAQDAHQKMGHGAATPSTAPTGRPLPLPPLVEPDASGVVKLKVQTGRHSFEEGSEAASAGINGAYLGPLVRLKNGETVTLSVENGMDEGTTLHWHGLFVPSILDGGPHNVIAAGEAWKPEVKIQQPASFNWFHPHLHGNTARQAHLGIAGLMVVTDGKDAERGLPEDYGVDDIPLVLQDRRVIEGDKVYEPDIMDLMHGFRGGKLIVNGIVSPEARVPASIVRLRILNGANARNFHVRLSDNRPLLVVASDGGFIGKPEPVERLTISPGERYEVLVDFSKGEATDLLTYGDDSGGDDLHLMRFVVDAALQGKVTKLPDRLDGPDAPDEKLSVKRRSFFFDERMAENMKLMMAKLSADPHAGHNMGNMDMGSMQSGAMDHDMHGARSSADAGPALEALTSGVEMAIAGKPFDMDRIDVEAKLGSWEIWDLTTKEMPHPFHIHGASFRILSLNGKAPPAHQSGWKDTALIDGKAEILVHFDREAVKSHPFMFHCHVLEHEDVGMMAQFVTV